From Haloarcula sp. CBA1127, a single genomic window includes:
- a CDS encoding glutamate-1-semialdehyde 2,1-aminomutase: MNHEQSRALYDRALSVLSGGVNSSVRATRPYPFFVEKGDGGHVIDADGNRYIDFVMGYGPLLLGHSLPEQVQSAIQQHAAEGPMYGAPTEVEVELAEFVTRHVPSVEMLRFVNSGTEATVSAVRLARGYTGRDKIVVMQSGYHGAQESTLVEGEGDHTAPSSPGIPESFAEHTLTVPFNDEEAAHEVFEEHGDDIAAVLTEPILGNYGIVHPVEGYHDTLRQLCDDHGSLLIFDEVITGFRVGGLQCAQGALDIDPDITTFGKIVGGGFPVGAIGGKSEIIEQFTPAGDVFQSGTFSGHPVTMAAGLETLRYAAEHDVYDHVNDLGERLRAGLQDILADQAPEYTVVGRDSMFKVIFTRDGPDSLEGQCEAGCQQQESCPRFEYCPKTGHDVTQAETERWERLFWPAMKDQGVFLTANQFESQFICDAHTGEDIENALEAYKEAI; encoded by the coding sequence ATGAACCACGAGCAGTCACGAGCGCTGTACGACCGCGCCCTGTCGGTGCTGTCGGGCGGCGTCAACTCCTCCGTGCGAGCGACGCGGCCCTATCCGTTCTTCGTTGAGAAGGGGGACGGCGGGCACGTCATCGACGCCGACGGCAACCGCTACATCGACTTCGTCATGGGCTATGGCCCGCTCCTGTTGGGCCACAGCCTGCCCGAACAGGTGCAGTCGGCCATCCAGCAACACGCCGCCGAAGGGCCGATGTACGGCGCACCCACCGAAGTCGAGGTCGAACTGGCTGAGTTCGTCACCCGGCACGTCCCCAGCGTCGAGATGCTGCGGTTCGTCAACAGCGGGACTGAAGCAACCGTCTCGGCGGTCCGACTGGCTCGTGGCTACACGGGACGGGACAAAATCGTCGTGATGCAAAGCGGCTACCACGGCGCACAAGAGTCCACGCTGGTCGAGGGCGAAGGCGATCACACCGCCCCGTCCAGCCCCGGTATCCCCGAAAGCTTCGCCGAACACACGCTGACAGTCCCGTTCAACGACGAGGAGGCTGCTCACGAGGTGTTCGAGGAACACGGCGACGACATCGCGGCTGTCCTCACCGAACCAATCCTCGGGAACTACGGTATCGTCCACCCGGTCGAGGGCTACCACGACACGCTCCGGCAGCTGTGTGACGACCATGGCTCCCTGCTCATCTTCGACGAGGTCATCACCGGCTTCCGGGTCGGCGGCCTCCAGTGTGCTCAGGGCGCATTAGACATCGACCCCGACATCACCACCTTCGGGAAGATCGTCGGCGGCGGCTTCCCGGTCGGGGCAATCGGCGGCAAAAGCGAGATCATCGAGCAGTTCACCCCCGCGGGCGACGTGTTCCAGTCCGGGACCTTCTCCGGCCACCCCGTGACGATGGCGGCCGGCTTGGAGACGTTGCGGTATGCGGCTGAACACGACGTATACGACCATGTCAACGACCTCGGCGAACGACTCCGGGCAGGCTTGCAGGACATCCTCGCAGACCAGGCGCCCGAGTACACCGTCGTCGGTCGAGATTCGATGTTCAAGGTCATCTTCACCCGTGATGGCCCAGATTCGCTTGAGGGGCAATGCGAGGCTGGCTGCCAGCAACAGGAGTCCTGTCCGCGCTTCGAGTACTGTCCGAAGACCGGCCACGACGTGACACAGGCCGAGACCGAGCGATGGGAGCGGCTGTTCTGGCCCGCGATGAAGGACCAGGGCGTGTTCCTCACGGCGAACCAGTTCGAGTCACAGTTCATCTGTGATGCCCACACAGGTGAAGACATAGAGAATGCGCTCGAAGCATACAAAGAGGCGATATGA
- a CDS encoding DUF5915 domain-containing protein, producing MKKVAAEMRKDLELDIEARIVVDLAIDDKRVDSLVREHEALIKEEVRADELSGVEDGHRKTWDVEGTDMEIAIAPCEADQREASEQAGGD from the coding sequence ATGAAAAAGGTGGCAGCCGAGATGCGCAAGGACCTCGAACTGGACATCGAGGCGCGCATTGTCGTGGATCTGGCAATCGATGACAAGCGCGTGGATTCGCTTGTCAGAGAGCACGAAGCACTGATTAAAGAGGAGGTCCGGGCTGATGAACTCAGCGGCGTTGAGGACGGCCACCGCAAGACGTGGGACGTCGAAGGAACTGATATGGAGATTGCGATTGCGCCGTGCGAGGCCGACCAGCGGGAGGCCTCGGAACAAGCGGGCGGCGACTAA
- a CDS encoding PAS domain S-box protein — translation MKVLHLDDEPDFADLTAQFLEQEDERFEVQTATSGTDGLAILRAEDIDCIVSDYDMPVMDGLEFLAAVREEYPDLPFILFTGKGSEEIASEAITAGVTEYIQKEHGTDQYAVLANRITNLVERYRAVRTIDRSYRAMKTASEGISLIDPDGTFSYVNPAFADLFGYEQDELAGKHWTILYHDDEADRLENDIIPAVKENEYWSGETVRLMKGGDRLVTNHRLAHADDGVIVCTARDITPERTQLMGQSTQFDVLIDAMDDHAFFTLDHEGYVTRWNDGARRFTGYDVDEILGAHVSTFFEESDLANSLPERLLDTAKTDGTVSHEGFQIRQDGTRCWTDMTLSASFDESGALRGYGIILKEADRQQIPQ, via the coding sequence ATGAAGGTATTACATCTGGATGACGAGCCTGATTTTGCGGATTTGACTGCCCAGTTTCTTGAACAAGAAGACGAACGGTTCGAAGTTCAAACGGCAACGAGCGGGACCGATGGTCTTGCGATTCTTCGGGCGGAGGACATCGATTGTATCGTCTCGGACTATGATATGCCAGTAATGGACGGACTGGAGTTCTTGGCTGCAGTCCGCGAAGAGTATCCTGACCTGCCGTTCATCCTTTTTACTGGCAAAGGGAGCGAAGAGATTGCGAGTGAAGCCATTACCGCTGGCGTGACGGAATACATCCAGAAAGAGCACGGTACCGACCAGTACGCGGTTCTGGCCAATCGAATCACGAACCTTGTCGAACGCTACCGTGCCGTCCGTACAATCGACCGTAGCTACAGGGCGATGAAGACTGCCAGCGAAGGGATCAGCCTCATCGACCCGGACGGGACGTTTTCGTATGTGAACCCCGCCTTTGCGGACCTATTTGGATACGAGCAGGATGAACTGGCCGGCAAGCACTGGACAATTCTGTACCACGACGATGAAGCGGACCGGCTAGAGAACGACATCATCCCAGCGGTCAAAGAGAACGAGTACTGGTCGGGCGAAACAGTTCGACTGATGAAAGGCGGAGACAGGCTCGTTACGAACCATCGTCTGGCTCACGCTGACGACGGGGTAATCGTGTGTACAGCGCGGGACATCACCCCTGAACGGACGCAGTTGATGGGACAGAGCACTCAGTTCGACGTTCTTATCGATGCCATGGACGACCACGCCTTCTTCACCCTTGACCACGAGGGCTACGTCACTCGTTGGAACGACGGTGCCCGACGATTCACGGGCTACGATGTGGACGAGATCCTGGGAGCGCACGTTTCGACGTTCTTCGAGGAGTCTGATCTGGCGAACAGCCTTCCCGAGCGACTCCTCGATACCGCGAAAACAGACGGGACCGTCTCCCACGAAGGGTTCCAGATCCGTCAGGACGGCACGCGCTGCTGGACGGACATGACGCTCTCTGCGAGCTTTGACGAGTCCGGAGCACTCCGGGGCTACGGGATCATCTTGAAAGAAGCCGACAGACAGCAAATACCGCAGTAA
- the nasA gene encoding assimilatory nitrate reductase NasA, with protein sequence MHQGADEGYGIDAVRGDAAHPVSQGLVCARGLRESKDPDGEWLTRPMVRSGGELRQTQWDVALARAVEGLQAAHQQDPDSVAVLGSGQQTNEAAYALGKVARGGFGTTNYDANTTLCMASAVTAYYQAFGSDAPPCTYADISDADRHVVWGANPAVAHPVLFRWIQQSADEDGVEIIVVDPVRSETAENSEHHVAPAPGKDLALARAVLARIVETGRVDREFVDEATDGFEDLLATLPDATDAAAEAGVEMAQVDLLADAMDQQALIYWGMGINQHVQGTETARALIDLTLATGNLRPGGGPFSLTGQANSMGTRICSSKGSWPGQRAFEDPDHRRLVADHWDVPVDRLPDDTGPGPVGMLEAEPDAVWAVATNPVAGMPEADSVREALEDAFVVVQDAFHTETTEIADVVLPAATWGESDGTTTNMERTISRVRSATDLPSGVRPDLDIIATIGSRLFPGLFKSTSPDPSAVFDEFTALTEGTVADCSGITYERLDDSHAVRWPAPDDDSAGGYRYHDDESWSFPTPSGRAQFSTGRQGSLPEPTDEDYPLTLTTAREADGYNTGVRSRGGEAGPLVARIHPETVAEHSELVTDETLTVETRRGSATVDIDRDEGVPRGMVWLPIHHPATNRLTLSDRDPQSDEPNFKQCAARLVAPEAELPPATAD encoded by the coding sequence ATGCATCAGGGAGCTGACGAAGGGTACGGTATCGACGCTGTTCGCGGCGACGCCGCGCATCCAGTCAGCCAGGGTCTCGTCTGTGCACGTGGCCTCCGGGAGAGCAAAGACCCCGACGGGGAGTGGCTCACCCGGCCGATGGTCCGCAGTGGCGGCGAACTCCGCCAGACCCAGTGGGACGTGGCGCTGGCTCGCGCCGTCGAGGGCCTCCAAGCCGCCCACCAGCAGGACCCTGACTCCGTCGCGGTACTGGGTAGCGGCCAGCAGACAAACGAAGCGGCATACGCGCTGGGGAAGGTCGCCCGCGGCGGCTTCGGCACAACGAACTATGATGCCAACACGACGCTGTGCATGGCGAGTGCCGTCACCGCCTACTATCAGGCCTTCGGCAGCGACGCGCCGCCGTGTACCTACGCCGACATCAGCGATGCCGACCGACACGTCGTCTGGGGGGCGAACCCGGCAGTCGCCCACCCCGTGCTGTTCCGCTGGATTCAGCAGTCCGCCGACGAGGACGGCGTCGAAATCATCGTCGTCGACCCCGTCCGCTCCGAGACGGCGGAGAACTCCGAACACCACGTCGCGCCTGCTCCGGGCAAGGACCTCGCGCTGGCCCGAGCCGTGCTCGCAAGAATCGTCGAGACGGGTCGGGTCGACCGCGAGTTCGTCGACGAGGCGACCGACGGGTTCGAGGATCTGCTCGCGACGCTGCCCGACGCCACGGACGCGGCCGCCGAGGCCGGCGTCGAGATGGCCCAGGTGGACCTGCTGGCCGACGCGATGGACCAGCAGGCGCTCATCTACTGGGGCATGGGCATCAATCAGCACGTTCAGGGGACCGAGACCGCCCGGGCGCTCATCGACCTGACGCTGGCGACGGGGAACCTCCGGCCCGGCGGCGGTCCGTTCTCGCTGACCGGCCAGGCCAATTCGATGGGGACCCGCATCTGCTCCTCGAAGGGCTCCTGGCCCGGCCAGCGGGCTTTCGAGGACCCGGACCACCGCCGCCTCGTCGCCGACCACTGGGATGTGCCGGTGGACCGCCTCCCCGACGACACCGGCCCCGGTCCGGTTGGGATGCTCGAAGCCGAGCCAGACGCCGTCTGGGCCGTTGCCACGAACCCCGTCGCCGGGATGCCCGAGGCTGACTCGGTCCGCGAGGCACTCGAAGACGCTTTCGTCGTCGTACAGGACGCCTTCCACACCGAAACGACGGAGATTGCCGACGTGGTCTTGCCGGCCGCGACGTGGGGCGAAAGCGACGGGACGACGACGAACATGGAGCGGACTATCTCCCGCGTCCGGTCGGCCACCGACCTACCAAGCGGTGTCAGGCCGGATCTGGACATCATCGCCACCATCGGCTCGCGACTGTTTCCCGGCCTGTTCAAGAGCACGTCCCCGGACCCGTCGGCCGTGTTCGACGAATTCACTGCCCTCACCGAGGGGACAGTTGCTGACTGCTCGGGCATCACCTACGAGCGCCTCGACGACAGCCACGCCGTGCGGTGGCCCGCGCCCGACGACGACAGCGCCGGTGGCTACCGCTACCACGACGACGAGTCGTGGTCGTTCCCGACCCCGTCCGGCCGCGCACAGTTCTCGACCGGCCGCCAAGGGTCGCTCCCGGAACCGACCGACGAGGACTACCCGCTGACCCTGACGACCGCCCGCGAGGCCGACGGGTACAACACCGGCGTCCGATCCCGCGGCGGCGAGGCCGGGCCGCTGGTGGCCCGAATCCACCCCGAAACGGTCGCGGAACACAGCGAACTCGTCACCGACGAGACACTGACCGTCGAGACCCGTCGCGGCTCTGCGACAGTCGACATCGACCGCGATGAGGGCGTCCCCCGCGGGATGGTGTGGCTCCCGATTCACCATCCGGCGACGAACCGGCTGACGCTTTCGGACCGGGACCCCCAGTCTGACGAGCCGAACTTCAAGCAGTGTGCTGCTCGCCTCGTCGCCCCAGAGGCCGAACTGCCGCCGGCCACGGCCGACTGA
- a CDS encoding MFS transporter encodes MGLIKMTKYRTLLLATIGFNFSFLIWFSFAPFTGPMAEEFGLSTAEIGILASSAIWMAPFGRMLTGWLSDKFGAPAIFAIVLAYVGVFSIGSAFAQDYSVFFVLRLIVATAGITFVIGIQHVAEWFEEENLGLAEGIYAGVGNAGAAGGALILPRVFGSGWNGPLFSTNWRAAFFYTGIVSILLAIAYYTLGEAAKTEAKRQATKEDTNFKGWLHTATRYGTVVLAAAYIMSFGLELSMNGWLATYYREAFNQDNLVIASTFAATFSIAAGLLRPFGGYGSDLLARKEKNILPFFEGQYREQWTFLGLCFIVVMMFAMTLAGLSGVLLNAVVIGFLVGTGCAWAEGAIFAQVPAMFPNDSGSVAGVVGGVGTVGGIVYPLFYSAPWLANLHLGYSVAAVTMIPIVALSAWVFRPEIAKIANAAGFVGSTQEGTTVASGDD; translated from the coding sequence ATGGGACTGATCAAGATGACGAAGTACCGGACGCTGCTGCTGGCGACCATTGGCTTCAATTTCTCGTTTCTCATCTGGTTCTCCTTTGCGCCGTTTACCGGCCCGATGGCCGAGGAGTTCGGACTGTCGACGGCGGAAATCGGTATCCTTGCGAGTTCGGCCATCTGGATGGCACCGTTCGGCCGGATGCTCACCGGGTGGCTCTCAGATAAGTTCGGCGCGCCGGCCATCTTCGCCATCGTGCTGGCGTACGTCGGCGTGTTCTCGATCGGGAGCGCCTTCGCACAGGACTACTCCGTGTTCTTCGTGTTGCGACTCATCGTGGCGACGGCCGGCATCACGTTCGTCATCGGCATCCAGCACGTCGCCGAGTGGTTCGAGGAGGAGAACCTCGGGCTGGCAGAGGGTATCTACGCCGGCGTCGGGAACGCCGGTGCCGCCGGCGGCGCGCTGATTCTCCCTCGCGTGTTCGGGTCCGGGTGGAACGGGCCGCTGTTCTCGACGAACTGGCGAGCCGCGTTCTTCTACACCGGCATCGTCTCCATCCTCCTCGCAATCGCCTACTACACGCTCGGCGAGGCCGCGAAGACCGAGGCGAAACGCCAGGCGACCAAGGAGGATACCAACTTCAAAGGCTGGCTGCACACGGCCACGCGATACGGCACTGTTGTCCTCGCCGCCGCGTACATCATGTCCTTCGGCCTCGAACTGTCGATGAACGGGTGGCTCGCCACCTACTACCGCGAGGCGTTCAACCAGGACAACCTCGTCATCGCGAGTACTTTCGCCGCGACGTTCTCGATTGCAGCGGGACTGCTCCGGCCGTTCGGTGGCTACGGCAGCGACCTGCTGGCCCGCAAGGAGAAGAACATCCTGCCCTTTTTCGAGGGCCAGTACCGCGAACAGTGGACGTTCCTCGGACTCTGTTTCATCGTGGTGATGATGTTCGCTATGACGCTGGCCGGCCTCTCTGGGGTGCTGCTGAACGCTGTCGTCATCGGCTTCCTCGTGGGCACGGGCTGTGCCTGGGCTGAGGGCGCTATCTTCGCGCAGGTGCCTGCGATGTTCCCGAACGACTCGGGCTCTGTTGCGGGTGTCGTCGGCGGCGTCGGCACTGTCGGTGGGATTGTCTACCCGCTGTTTTACTCCGCGCCGTGGCTGGCGAACCTCCACCTGGGGTATTCCGTGGCCGCTGTCACGATGATACCCATCGTCGCCCTGTCGGCGTGGGTGTTCCGACCGGAGATTGCGAAAATCGCTAACGCGGCCGGCTTCGTCGGAAGCACGCAGGAAGGCACCACCGTCGCCTCCGGCGACGACTGA
- a CDS encoding ribose-phosphate diphosphokinase codes for MIIPGADTQAFAATLAEATGERLGRVEYERFPDGEHVVRVPDAVADERAVVVASTVDSDAHLQLLQLQDAARESGASEVITVIPYMGYARQDEAFKPGEPVSSRAMARAISTGTDRVLTVNPHEPAVCDFFDVPATNVDAASVLSDPLPADLRDPLFLSPDEGAIALATTVRDAYGEGETDFFEKDRDYDTGDIEISPSDAPVEGRDVVLVDDIIATGSTMSKSVSVLGDRDAQRVFVSCVHPMLASNALTKLNSAGVEAVYGTDTLERAVSEVSAAPVVADQL; via the coding sequence ATGATTATCCCCGGGGCGGACACGCAGGCGTTCGCGGCGACCCTCGCCGAGGCGACTGGCGAGCGGCTGGGACGGGTCGAGTACGAACGGTTCCCCGACGGTGAGCACGTCGTCCGGGTCCCAGACGCGGTCGCCGACGAGCGGGCGGTCGTTGTCGCGTCGACCGTCGACAGCGACGCGCACCTACAATTGCTCCAGTTGCAGGACGCGGCCCGCGAAAGCGGCGCGAGCGAGGTCATCACCGTCATTCCGTACATGGGTTACGCCCGCCAGGACGAGGCGTTCAAGCCCGGTGAGCCGGTGTCCTCGCGGGCGATGGCCCGCGCCATCTCGACGGGAACCGACCGCGTGCTGACGGTGAACCCCCACGAGCCGGCCGTCTGTGACTTCTTCGACGTGCCAGCTACCAACGTCGACGCCGCGAGTGTTCTCTCCGACCCACTGCCTGCGGACCTGCGGGACCCGCTCTTTCTCTCGCCCGACGAAGGCGCAATCGCCCTTGCAACGACGGTCCGGGATGCATACGGCGAGGGTGAGACGGACTTCTTCGAGAAGGACCGAGACTACGACACCGGCGACATCGAGATCAGCCCCAGCGACGCGCCGGTCGAGGGCCGGGACGTGGTCCTTGTCGATGACATCATCGCCACTGGGTCGACAATGAGCAAATCCGTCAGCGTCCTCGGTGACCGCGATGCCCAGCGTGTGTTCGTCAGTTGCGTCCACCCGATGCTCGCTAGCAATGCCCTGACGAAGCTCAACAGCGCCGGCGTCGAAGCCGTCTACGGGACGGACACACTCGAACGCGCCGTCAGCGAGGTCAGCGCCGCACCCGTCGTCGCAGACCAGTTGTAG